One Azospirillum sp. TSA2s genomic region harbors:
- a CDS encoding phosphoadenylyl-sulfate reductase, whose protein sequence is MDAETRVKHLTDSYGTLEGAPLLAAMHEVFGGRIALLSSFGAESAVLLALAAEATPDFPVLFVNTGKLFGETLRYRDQLVKRLGLTDVREIGPTADDLAAGDKDGLLFNRDYDACCHLRKTVPLDRALATAGLEAWVTGRKRFQSATRAALPLFEAENGRVKVNPLANWDKDRLEEEFTRRDLPRHPLEADGFLSIGCYTCTERVAPGADPRSGRWAGSAKTECGIHTTMIGIAR, encoded by the coding sequence ATGGACGCGGAAACACGGGTGAAGCATCTGACCGACAGCTACGGCACGCTGGAAGGCGCGCCCCTGCTGGCCGCCATGCACGAGGTTTTCGGCGGGCGGATCGCGCTGCTGTCGTCCTTCGGCGCCGAATCCGCGGTGCTGCTGGCGCTCGCCGCCGAGGCGACGCCGGATTTCCCGGTTCTGTTTGTGAATACCGGCAAGCTGTTCGGCGAGACGCTGCGCTACCGCGACCAGTTGGTGAAGCGGCTGGGCCTGACGGATGTGCGCGAGATCGGACCAACCGCCGACGATCTCGCCGCCGGCGACAAGGACGGCCTGCTGTTCAACCGCGATTACGACGCCTGCTGCCACCTGCGCAAGACGGTGCCGCTGGACCGCGCTCTCGCCACCGCCGGGCTGGAGGCCTGGGTGACGGGGCGCAAGCGGTTCCAGTCGGCGACCCGCGCCGCCCTGCCCCTGTTCGAGGCGGAGAATGGCCGCGTCAAGGTCAACCCGCTGGCCAACTGGGACAAGGACCGGCTGGAGGAAGAGTTCACCCGGCGCGACCTGCCGCGCCACCCGCTGGAGGCCGACGGGTTCCTGTCGATCGGCTGTTACACCTGCACCGAGCGAGTGGCGCCCGGTGCCGACCCGCGCTCCGGCCGTTGGGCCGGCAGCGCCAAGACCGAATGCGGCATACACACCACCATGATTGGAATCGCCCGATGA
- a CDS encoding bifunctional precorrin-2 dehydrogenase/sirohydrochlorin ferrochelatase: MIPLALDPARVVIALAGNGPLAVRRLTQLREGGADPQVFSPEPDGEFAALAGDRLVRALPVAADLDKVGVLYVMGLGTETETALAELARQRRVLVNVEDVIPLCDFHSPSVVRRGDLVMTISTGGRSPTLASLLRQRLEALFPEEWAERLRIIADFRNRRRAEGASMPEVARETRELIDREGWLP, encoded by the coding sequence ATGATTCCGCTGGCGCTCGACCCGGCGCGGGTGGTGATCGCGCTGGCCGGCAACGGCCCGCTCGCGGTGCGTCGTCTGACCCAGCTGCGCGAGGGCGGGGCGGACCCGCAGGTCTTTTCACCGGAACCGGATGGGGAATTTGCCGCACTGGCGGGCGACCGTCTGGTGCGGGCTCTGCCCGTTGCCGCCGATTTGGACAAGGTCGGCGTGCTGTATGTCATGGGACTGGGGACGGAGACCGAGACGGCGCTGGCGGAACTGGCGCGACAGCGCCGGGTGCTGGTGAATGTCGAGGACGTCATCCCCTTGTGTGATTTCCACTCGCCCTCCGTGGTGCGGCGTGGCGATCTGGTGATGACCATCTCCACCGGCGGCCGCAGCCCGACTCTCGCCAGCCTGCTGCGCCAGCGGCTGGAGGCGCTGTTCCCGGAGGAGTGGGCGGAGCGTCTGCGCATCATCGCCGATTTCCGCAACCGCCGCCGGGCGGAGGGGGCGTCGATGCCCGAGGTCGCCCGCGAAACCCGCGAACTGATCGACCGGGAGGGTTGGCTGCCATGA
- a CDS encoding DUF2849 domain-containing protein: protein MKAITANRLRDGEVVFLGEGGRWVESFAEAALFPRAEADAVLAPAKEKAEREQFAVDIYTFEVEQQDGVPVPATMRERIRTAGPTVRLDLGKQSLGKQAA from the coding sequence ATGAAAGCCATCACCGCCAACCGCCTGCGCGACGGGGAAGTCGTGTTCCTGGGCGAGGGCGGCCGGTGGGTCGAATCCTTCGCCGAGGCCGCGCTTTTCCCGCGCGCCGAGGCCGACGCCGTGCTGGCCCCCGCCAAGGAGAAGGCGGAGCGCGAGCAGTTCGCCGTCGACATCTACACCTTCGAGGTGGAGCAGCAGGACGGCGTTCCGGTCCCGGCGACGATGCGCGAGCGCATCCGCACCGCCGGCCCGACCGTTCGCCTGGATCTCGGCAAGCAATCTCTCGGCAAGCAGGCCGCCTGA
- a CDS encoding nitrite/sulfite reductase, whose product MNHIAPGARAGIYHYDEIDRQFVAERVEQFRKQVDRRLSGELSEEEFKPIRLMNGLYLQLHAYMLRIAVPYGVMSATQLRKLSAIGRKYDRGYGHFTTRQNLQYNWIRLEDTPAILNELADVDMHALQTSGNCVRNVTTDPFVGAARDEVVDGRVYAEILRQWTTMHPEFTYLPRKFKIAISGAESDRAAVRIHDVGLVARRNDKGEAGFSFYVGGGLGRSPFVGKLVREWVAQEDFVAYLEAILRVYNQYGRRDNIYKARIKILVHELGLEKFTQEVEEEFARLRGPKYRLDPEIVESIRKHFAPPPFEELPDHSEALERARAADPAFANWLAVNVAEHKAPGYAIATISLKPAGGIPGDATCDQMDLVADLAERHSFGELRVTHVQNLVLAHVKKDELYDLWKQLDAAGLGSANAGLIGDIIACPGLDYCALANARSIPLAQAISARFADPVRQRTIGELGIKISGCINACGHHHVGAIGILGVDKKGTEYYQITVGGDPTLTTAIGDILGPAVTETEAVDAIEAIVDVYLANRSDESERFIDTLKRVGHAPFKERIYAAD is encoded by the coding sequence ATGAACCACATCGCGCCCGGCGCCCGTGCCGGCATCTATCATTACGACGAAATCGACCGGCAGTTCGTCGCCGAGCGCGTCGAGCAGTTCCGCAAACAGGTCGACCGCCGCCTGTCGGGCGAGCTGTCGGAAGAGGAGTTCAAGCCGATCCGGCTGATGAACGGCCTCTATCTCCAGCTTCACGCCTACATGCTGCGCATCGCCGTGCCCTATGGCGTGATGTCGGCCACCCAGCTGCGCAAGCTTTCGGCGATCGGGCGCAAGTACGACCGCGGCTACGGCCACTTCACCACCCGCCAGAACCTGCAATACAACTGGATCAGGCTGGAGGACACCCCGGCGATCCTGAACGAACTGGCCGACGTGGACATGCACGCGCTGCAGACCAGCGGCAACTGCGTGCGCAACGTCACCACCGACCCCTTCGTCGGCGCTGCGCGCGACGAGGTGGTGGACGGCCGCGTCTATGCCGAGATCCTGCGGCAGTGGACGACGATGCACCCGGAGTTCACCTATCTGCCGCGCAAGTTCAAGATCGCCATCTCCGGCGCCGAGAGCGACCGCGCGGCGGTGCGCATCCACGACGTCGGTCTGGTGGCGCGCCGCAACGACAAGGGGGAGGCCGGCTTCTCCTTCTATGTCGGCGGCGGTCTCGGCCGCTCGCCCTTCGTCGGCAAGCTGGTGCGCGAGTGGGTGGCGCAGGAGGATTTCGTCGCCTACCTGGAAGCGATCCTGCGCGTCTACAACCAGTATGGCCGCCGCGACAACATCTATAAGGCCCGCATCAAGATCCTGGTGCACGAGCTGGGGCTGGAGAAGTTCACCCAGGAGGTGGAGGAGGAGTTCGCCCGTCTGCGCGGCCCCAAATACCGCCTGGACCCGGAGATCGTCGAGTCGATCCGCAAGCACTTCGCTCCGCCGCCCTTCGAGGAGCTGCCCGACCATTCGGAGGCTCTGGAGCGCGCCCGTGCGGCCGACCCGGCCTTCGCCAACTGGCTGGCGGTCAATGTCGCGGAGCACAAGGCGCCCGGCTATGCCATCGCCACCATCTCGCTGAAGCCGGCCGGCGGCATTCCGGGCGACGCCACCTGCGACCAGATGGACCTCGTCGCCGATCTGGCCGAGCGTCACAGCTTCGGCGAGCTGCGCGTCACCCATGTCCAGAACCTCGTCCTGGCGCATGTGAAGAAGGACGAGCTGTACGATCTGTGGAAGCAGCTGGACGCGGCCGGTCTGGGCAGCGCCAATGCCGGGCTGATCGGCGACATCATCGCCTGCCCGGGGCTGGATTACTGCGCGCTGGCGAATGCCCGCTCGATTCCGCTGGCGCAGGCGATCTCGGCCCGCTTCGCCGATCCGGTCCGCCAGCGCACCATCGGTGAACTCGGCATCAAGATCAGCGGCTGCATCAACGCCTGCGGCCATCACCATGTCGGCGCCATCGGCATCCTCGGCGTCGACAAGAAGGGCACCGAGTATTACCAGATCACCGTCGGCGGCGACCCGACGCTGACCACGGCCATCGGCGACATCCTCGGCCCGGCGGTGACGGAGACCGAAGCGGTGGACGCCATCGAGGCGATCGTCGACGTCTATCTCGCCAACCGGTCGGACGAGAGCGAGCGCTTCATCGACACGCTCAAGCGCGTCGGCCATGCCCCGTTCAAGGAGAGAATCTATGCCGCTGATTGA
- a CDS encoding DUF934 domain-containing protein — MPLIENGRIGEDAWSFIPDGEPVPNDRPVIISFERWQAERDSFEGRNARLGVRLKSGTLAGAIAADLDRFSLVAVEFPKFRDGRGFSTARELRERYGYTGEIRAVGHVIPDQYLYLVRTGFTSVEAPEGTNPDSWANALTEVTVAFQPSLDDTAPLSLLRRKLKVG, encoded by the coding sequence ATGCCGCTGATTGAGAATGGGCGCATCGGCGAAGATGCCTGGAGCTTCATCCCCGACGGGGAGCCGGTGCCGAACGACCGCCCGGTCATCATCAGCTTCGAGCGCTGGCAGGCGGAGCGTGACAGCTTCGAGGGCCGCAACGCCCGGCTGGGCGTGCGTCTGAAGAGCGGCACGCTGGCGGGCGCCATTGCCGCCGACCTCGACCGCTTCTCGCTGGTGGCGGTGGAGTTCCCGAAGTTCCGTGACGGCCGCGGCTTCTCCACCGCGCGCGAACTGCGGGAGCGCTACGGCTACACCGGTGAGATCCGCGCGGTCGGCCATGTCATCCCCGACCAGTATCTCTATCTGGTCCGCACCGGCTTCACCTCGGTCGAGGCGCCGGAAGGCACCAACCCGGACAGCTGGGCCAACGCGCTGACCGAGGTCACCGTCGCCTTCCAGCCCAGCCTGGACGACACCGCGCCGCTGTCCCTGCTGCGCCGCAAGCTGAAGGTGGGGTAG